The Mytilus trossulus isolate FHL-02 chromosome 13, PNRI_Mtr1.1.1.hap1, whole genome shotgun sequence genome has a segment encoding these proteins:
- the LOC134694655 gene encoding phosphonoacetaldehyde hydrolase-like, producing the protein MAASFRYARQYIGPVKAVILDWSGTTADKYVLAPAVVFVDVFKKHGVPISMLEAREPMGLRKDLHIKALTEIPDIRQRWKEIKGQEPTQNDVDKMFADFVPMQLACLRTYTDLLPGTTTAVKQLRDNFKVKIGHTTGFLSSMVEVLLEDAKKQGYVPDASVSGDDVINGARPKPHMVYKNMDLLDVSTIQSVVKVDDTVSGVGEALEAGCWGVGVAKYSNYMDINSLEDADKMTPEEELRKIQKSREILRKSGAHYVIDSIVDLPEVVEEINQRLKHGEKP; encoded by the coding sequence ATGGCTGCTTCATTTCGTTATGCGCGCCAGTACATTGGCCCAGTAAAGGCTGTAATATTGGATTGGAGTGGTACTACGGCTGACAAATATGTCCTAGCTCCTGCAgttgtttttgttgatgtttttaaGAAACATGGCGTACCTATCTCAATGTTGGAGGCACGGGAACCGATGGGACTTAGGAAGGATCTACACATCAAGGCTTTGACGGAAATTCCAGATATTCGACAACGTTGGAAAGAAATAAAGGGGCAGGAACCGACACAAAACGACGTAGATAAAATGTTTGCAGATTTTGTGCCAATGCAATTAGCATGCCTTCGTACGTATACAGACCTACTTCCAGGTACAACAACTGCAGTGAAACAATTgagggacaatttcaaagtaaaaattggACACACTACTGGTTTCTTAAGTTCCATGGTTGAAGTCTTGTTGGAGGATGCCAAAAAACAAGGATATGTACCAGATGCATCGGTCTCTGGAGATGACGTCATTAACGGGGCACGTCCTAAGCCTCACATGGTCTATAAAAATATGGATTTACTTGACGTGAGTACGATCCAGTCGGTTGTAAAAGTTGACGATACGGTTTCTGGAGTTGGGGAAGCCCTTGAAGCTGGATGTTGGGGTGTTGGTGTTGCTAAATATAGTAACTATATGGATATTAATAGTTTAGAAGATGCCGATAAAATGACACCGGAGGAGGAATTAAGAAAAATTCAGAAGTCTCGTGAGATATTACGAAAGTCTGGTGCGCATTATGTAATTGACAGCATTGTGGATTTACCGGAAGTTGTAGAAGAAATTAACCAGAGACTAAAGCATGGAGAAAAACCGTAA
- the LOC134694656 gene encoding integrin beta-4-like has product MMIKAVVFACFVAFVCAQHTGGGNHHPPHHPHPDNKQCTHDADCSGCVTNTTGYCNLQDNLCYCRPVTAKRAACHNGHQCACPDGQNGVCNAQGHCECGDHPVGKRADCHNGHQCSCPDGQNGVCNSHGHCDCGDHTVGKRAVHVGSHCGQKSDCAGLDCAGKDYDCINMKCACHENGHAGGR; this is encoded by the exons ATGATGATTAAGGCTGTAGTTTTCGCTTGCTTTGTTG CTTTCGTGTGTGCTCAGCACACTGGCGGAGGAAATCATCACCCACCTCATCATCCCCATCCGGACAACAAACAATGCACTCACGATGCTGACTGTAGCGGATGTGTAACCAACACAACCGGATATTGTAACTTACAAGATAACTTATGTTACTGTAGACCAGTTACTGCCA AACGTGCCGCTTGTCATAACGGACACCAGTGCGCATGTCCCGATGGACAAAATGGTGTATGTAATGCACAGGGACACTGTGAATGCGGAGACCATCCAGTAGGAA aacgaGCCGATTGTCATAACGGACACCAGTGCTCCTGTCCCGATGGACAAAATGGCGTCTGCAATTCCCATGGACACTGTGACTGCGGGGACCATACTGTCGGAA AGAGAGCTGTCCATGTTGGTTCTCACTGTGGTCAGAAGTCTGATTGCGCAGGTCTAGACTGTGCTGGTAAAGATTATGATTGTATAAACATGAAATGCGCATGTCATGAGAATGGCC atgCCGGTGGTCGTTAA
- the LOC134694745 gene encoding mucin-2-like, with translation MEDIRIIVVMTFCCLITLGTQENLSKATKPLNANQSSSVTASPSKPSTITKHNLQDKSDTYLSTLSTSTIPSTPTMETTKLTSAPSASIQPYTSGAGQTSSKKHTTIQTITTRLSKTTIGYNQPSTTNDTERTSLETRPSTLSVSSSSTSQIQLTSQSTVISTNAPGVSTVGIETTEEPTQTNMLVDTTLDTTHTGTGKSTQASGKTSVSFNTTQSTDTTTVSTTSKLQSTSTNTEPPQPPITTMKIESSNGNKISPPLSSTARIEKVLNNSSSGITTEEPSQSMTSERNTISSTSGISTQLPLPTTSVDSNVLNHTSEIKSLSSLQTTSVETNYHSSTSEITTPTVKIETHSITSGTTAQSQTHTTPVETNYHSSTSEITTSTVKIETPSITSGTTAQPKTHTTAVETNNQNSTSGNTTEISYTNEIKTTRSTTSITPSKSISQSSSPKESLSSTNVKATNHPIATNATTVTTISTVQPIQTTHSSSTSHITTDEKTTLITSSSPSQITTDEKTTLITSSSPSHITTDEKTTATKSPSINHIATDEKTTTITPSSTSQITTDEKTTTTSSSPSHITTDEKTTATKSPSINHIATDENTTATTPSSFSNTTTDENTTATTPSSPSHIITDENPTTISLSSLSYITTDEKTTTIATQSPSFSHITTDKKTTTITPSSFSHITTDEKTTATNSPSISHIVINENTPTTIPPSPNNMLNEKTTTTTPSFPSYNMTSEGTTTAQPLSTSSITNSMKTSITQPSSSSITNSTQTPTTQPSSSSSITNRAKTASTQSTSQSPANVRITITKPNATPYSSTATPIAKKVTVGPCKKTFSVVQGSCRKPCAGDNISCGSSGKCYIDDNKLSICVCNTDDGLFQYTGDKCGAKEMKSKYVITIAAGGAGGIILIVLFIVCGCFCWRRSRDRSYASEWESLNDYRVSGRNVQYIDGYKTDGTFGKGKDNPAYDKYYREDDFTENDKKDIEISPDNIVNPSELSMKGPNDHDNPSFLYSDVWKPRSLRLQPDTS, from the exons ATGGAAG atatAAGGATCATTGTGGTTATGACCTTCTGTTGTTTGATAACTTTAG GAACGCAAGAAAACTTGTCAAAAgcaacaaaacctttaaatgcAAATCAGTCCTCTTCAGTTACTGCATCTCCTTCAAAACCGTCgacaataacaaaacataacCTTCAAGATAAAAGTGATACATATTTATCGACTTTATCGACATCAACTATACCTTCAACTCCCACTATGGAAACAACCAAATTGACATCTGCACCATCTGCATCGATACAACCATATACTAGCGGAGCAGGCCAAACATCGTCAAAAAAGCATACAACGATACAAACTATTACAACTAGATTGTCAAAGACAACGATAGGATATAATCAGCCTTCGACAACAAATGATACAGAAAGAACCTCTTTAGAAACTAGACCATCTACGTTATCAGTTTCATCTTCTAGTACATCACAAATACAACTTACCAGTCAATCAACAGTTATTTCTACAAATGCACCTGGTGTTTCAACAGTAGGAATAGAAACAACTGAAGAGCCAACTCAAACAAATATGTTAGTTGACACAACCCTTGACACGACACACACTGGTACAGGCAAATCAACTCAAGCGTCAGGTAAAACATCAGTATCATTTAATACAACACAGTCTACAGATACAACCACAGTGTCAACAACAAGTAAATTGCAATCAACAAGTACGAATACAGAGCCGCCACAACCACCAATAACAACAATGAAAATTGAATCTTCTAATGGAAATAAAATTTCCCCGCCATTATCATCTACTGCACGCATTGAAAAAGTTCTGAATAATTCTTCAAGTGGTATAACAACGGAAGAGCCATCCCAAAGCATGACATCTGAAAGAAACACTATTTCCTCTACAAGTGGAATTTCAACACAGTTGCCGCTACCAACAACATCCGTtgattcaaatgttttaaaccaTACAAGTGAAATAAAATCACTCTCTTCTTTACAAACAACATCAGTAGAAACAAATTATCATAGTTCTACAAGTGAAATCACAACACCAACCGTGAAGATAGAAACTCATAGCATAACCAGTGGAACTACTGCACAGTCACAGACGCACACCACACCAGTGGAAACAAATTATCATAGTTCTACAAGTGAAATCACAACATCAACCGTGAAGATAGAAACTCCTAGCATAACCAGTGGAACTACTGCACAGCCAAAGACGCACACCACAGCAGTGGAAACAAATAATCAGAACTCTACAAGTGGAAATACGACTGAAATTAgttatacaaatgaaataaaaacaactcGATCAACAACATCCATTACACCCAGTAAATCTATTTCGCAAAGTTCATCTCCTAAGGAATCGTTATCATCAACAAATGTGAAAGCTACAAATCATCCAATTGCAACCAACGCAACGACAGTAACTACAATTTCGACAGTGCAACCAATACAGACAACACATTCTTCCTCTACTAGTCATATCACAACAGATGAAAAGACAACACTAATAACATCGTCATCCCCTAGTCAAATCACGACAGATGAAAAGACAACACTTATAACATCGTCATCTCCTAGTCATATAACAACAGATGAAAAGACAACAGCAACAAAATCTCCATCTATTAATCATATCGCGACAGATGAAAAGACAACAACAATAACACCGTCATCTACTAGTCAGATCACGACAGATGAAAAGACAACAACAACATCGTCATCTCCTAGTCATATAACAACAGATGAAAAGACAACAGCAACAAAGTCTCCATCTATTAATCATATCGCGACAGATGAAAATACAACAGCAACAACACCGTCATCGTTTAGTAATACCACGACAGATGAAAATACAACAGCAACAACACCGTCGTCTCCTAGTCATATCATAACAGATGAAAATCCAACAACAATATCATTGTCATCTCTTAGTTATATCACAACAGATGAAAAGACAACCACAATAGCAACACAATCTCCATCTTTTAGTCATATCACAACagataaaaagacaacaacaatAACACCGTCATCTTTTAGTCATATCACAACAGATGAAAAGACAACAGCAACAAATTCTCCATCTATTAGTCATATCGTGATCAATGAAAATACACCAACAACAATACCGCCATCTCCTAATAATATGTTGAATGAAAAGACTACAACAACAACACCGTCATTTCCTAGTTATAACATGACCAGTGAAGGGACAACAACAGCACAACCTTTATCTACTAGTAGTATCACGAACAGTATGAAGACATCAATAACACAACCTTCATCTTCTAGTATCACCAACAGTACACAGACACCAACAACACAACCTTCATCTTCTAGTAGTATCACGAACAGAGCAAAGACAGCATCAACACAATCTACTAGTCAATCCCCAGCCAATGTTAGGATAACTATTACAAAACCAAATGCGACACCATATTCATCGACAGCAACACCTATTGCAAAAAAAGTAACAGTCG GACCATGTAAGAAGACATTTTCTGTAGTACAAGGAAGTTGTAGAAAACCATGTGCTGGGGACAATATATCTTGTGGAAGTAGCGGGAAATGTTACATAGATGATAATAAACTATCCATATGTGT ATGTAATACAGATGACGGATTGTTTCAATATACTGGAGATAAATGTGGCGCAAAGGAGATGAAATCAAAATACGTCATCACAATAGCTGCTGGGGGTGCGGGAGGAATAATTCTGATTGTTTTATTCATAGTTTGTGGATGTTTTTGTTGGCGACGCTCACGTGATAGAAGTTACGC TAGTGAATGGGAATCTCTTAACGACTACCGTGTCTCAGGCAGGAACGTACAATACATTGATGGTTACAAAACCGATGGCACTTTTGGAAAAGGGAAAGATAACCCAGCATATGACAAATATTACAGAGAGGACGATTTcacagaaaatgataaaaag GATATAGAAATTTCTCCTGACAACATTGTTAATCCATCTGAACTGTCAATGAAGGGTCCAAACGATCATGACAATCCAAGCTTTCTTTAT agCGACGTATGGAAACCAAGAAGTTTGCGTTTACAGCCCGATACCAGTTGA